A window of the Candidatus Rokuibacteriota bacterium genome harbors these coding sequences:
- a CDS encoding thiamine pyrophosphate-binding protein: MKPEDVLRAIAAARGDAICVPTMTTAPAWRVIAPDDLSVTCVGFMGGASALGLGLALARPERRVIVFDGDGSLLMQLGSLATIAAAAPRNLTHLVFKNGVYHTSGSQAIPGGLTVDFVTMAKGAGYRNACAIDNPGDLRRRLPQLLSEPGPVLVELHTTLAEQTPMTAPRGVPFHQQVHDLRAKLLRTAS; encoded by the coding sequence ATGAAGCCCGAGGACGTGCTGCGCGCCATCGCCGCCGCCCGTGGCGACGCGATCTGCGTTCCCACCATGACCACCGCGCCGGCGTGGCGGGTGATCGCCCCGGACGACCTCTCCGTGACCTGCGTCGGCTTCATGGGCGGCGCCTCGGCCCTCGGGCTGGGCCTGGCGCTCGCGCGGCCCGAGCGCCGCGTGATCGTGTTCGACGGAGACGGATCGCTTCTCATGCAGCTCGGCTCTCTCGCCACCATCGCCGCGGCCGCGCCGCGCAACCTGACGCACCTCGTCTTCAAAAACGGCGTCTACCACACTTCCGGCAGTCAGGCGATTCCGGGCGGACTCACCGTGGACTTCGTGACGATGGCGAAGGGGGCCGGCTACCGGAACGCCTGCGCGATCGACAACCCTGGGGACCTGCGCCGCCGCCTGCCGCAGCTCCTCTCCGAGCCGGGCCCGGTGCTCGTGGAGCTTCACACCACGCTGGCAGAACAGACCCCCATGACCGCGCCCCGCGGCGTCCCCTTCCACCAGCAGG
- a CDS encoding thiamine pyrophosphate-binding protein — MPESIPASLIIDTLKEVFREARSASATGREDRSDHLGWILSVPDTHQRTVLAALEKEPSIRVLTCATEDEANAIAAGLYIGDEPCVVMIQHAGLYASVNTLRGVAIDGRVPIFYMIGLLHRERDRDPSESRHSMVRYCEPLLDTFGVPHARLEGPEDLRLIGEYYKLSRERRGPAAVLVGLETI, encoded by the coding sequence GTGCCCGAATCGATCCCCGCATCGCTGATCATCGACACGCTCAAGGAGGTCTTCCGCGAGGCGCGCTCGGCGTCTGCGACGGGGCGTGAGGACAGATCCGACCATCTCGGTTGGATCCTGAGCGTGCCGGACACGCACCAGCGGACGGTGTTGGCCGCCCTCGAGAAGGAGCCGTCGATCCGGGTCCTGACCTGCGCCACGGAGGACGAGGCCAACGCAATCGCCGCTGGCCTCTACATCGGCGATGAGCCGTGCGTGGTGATGATCCAGCACGCCGGTCTCTATGCCTCGGTCAACACGCTCCGTGGCGTGGCGATCGACGGTCGTGTGCCCATCTTCTACATGATCGGCCTGCTCCACCGCGAGAGGGACCGGGACCCGTCCGAGTCCCGCCATTCCATGGTCCGCTACTGCGAGCCGCTGCTCGACACCTTCGGTGTCCCGCACGCGCGGCTCGAGGGTCCGGAGGACCTCCGCCTGATCGGCGAGTACTACAAGCTCAGCCGCGAGCGACGGGGCCCGGCGGCCGTCCTCGTCGGTCTGGAGACAATCTAG
- a CDS encoding nitronate monooxygenase, with protein sequence MALRTPLCDLLGIRYPICQAGMGYVARSELAAAVSEAGGLGVLAAAHNTPAELRAEIRRVRDGTDKPFGVDILFASVRVAGAEAERFTDAVKGWVDVTLEERVPVLIAGLGTPGPVTAEAHRLGIKVMALCGNVKQARDHAANGVDVVIAQGHEAGGHTGRIAGLVLIPAVVDAVAPTPVVAAGGIADGRGLLAALALGAVGIWIGTRFIATAEAYCHANYKAKIVAIDEEGTVVTRAATGKPCRLIRNNFTREWEKREAEIQPFPIQAERVGRPAALRAREVGDIENGNAPCGQSAGLIREIRPARAVIESLVSEAEAVLARLGG encoded by the coding sequence ATGGCTCTCCGCACGCCGCTCTGTGACCTGCTCGGGATCCGCTACCCGATCTGCCAGGCCGGGATGGGCTACGTGGCGCGCTCGGAGCTGGCCGCCGCAGTGTCCGAGGCCGGTGGCCTCGGCGTCCTGGCGGCCGCCCACAACACGCCGGCTGAACTCCGCGCCGAGATCCGCCGGGTGCGCGACGGGACCGATAAGCCCTTTGGCGTAGACATCCTGTTCGCGAGCGTGCGCGTTGCCGGCGCCGAGGCGGAGCGCTTCACCGACGCGGTGAAGGGCTGGGTGGACGTCACGCTCGAAGAGCGCGTGCCCGTCCTGATCGCGGGCCTGGGAACCCCCGGGCCCGTGACGGCTGAGGCTCACCGCCTCGGGATCAAGGTGATGGCGCTCTGCGGGAACGTAAAGCAAGCGCGCGACCATGCCGCGAACGGGGTCGACGTCGTGATCGCCCAGGGCCACGAGGCGGGCGGGCACACGGGTCGGATCGCGGGCCTGGTGCTGATCCCGGCGGTCGTCGACGCGGTGGCGCCGACCCCGGTGGTGGCAGCCGGCGGGATCGCCGACGGGCGCGGGCTCCTGGCGGCGCTCGCCCTCGGCGCGGTCGGCATCTGGATCGGGACGCGCTTCATCGCCACGGCCGAGGCCTACTGCCACGCCAACTACAAGGCGAAGATCGTCGCCATCGACGAGGAGGGGACCGTCGTCACGCGTGCGGCCACCGGCAAGCCGTGCCGGCTCATCCGGAACAACTTCACGCGCGAGTGGGAGAAGCGCGAGGCCGAGATCCAGCCGTTCCCGATCCAGGCGGAGCGCGTCGGCCGTCCGGCCGCCCTCCGCGCGCGCGAGGTCGGCGACATCGAGAACGGCAACGCCCCCTGCGGCCAGAGCGCGGGGCTGATCAGGGAGATCAGGCCGGCACGCGCGGTGATCGAGTCGCTGGTCTCCGAGGCCGAAGCTGTACTGGCGCGCCTGGGCGGCTGA
- a CDS encoding SRPBCC family protein, whose product MIRLAIASLLLFLAIGDAREVAARPSLSHTDLTALKAGAILFRAEVPVGRNGSVGMGGTALAYLQSEPETVWDTLLDFSGHAGLFPRVKETRVIERSAGRTLVSYHVAVGPFSFRFFLNNYADAEAHLLRWELDQSRDNDLFRDHWGYWKVDEWEDGALVTYAMGGRTTLPAFLLARAGRDGAVETVKALKARIEGRAGL is encoded by the coding sequence GTGATTCGTCTTGCGATTGCATCCCTCCTGCTGTTCCTGGCCATCGGCGACGCGCGCGAAGTTGCCGCGCGTCCTTCCCTCTCCCACACCGACCTCACGGCTCTGAAAGCGGGGGCGATCCTGTTCCGGGCCGAGGTTCCCGTGGGCCGCAACGGGAGCGTCGGCATGGGGGGGACCGCGCTCGCCTACCTCCAGAGCGAGCCCGAAACCGTCTGGGACACGCTCCTCGACTTCTCCGGCCACGCCGGGCTCTTCCCCCGCGTGAAGGAAACGCGTGTGATCGAGCGCTCCGCCGGCCGCACGCTGGTGAGCTACCATGTTGCGGTGGGACCGTTTTCCTTCCGCTTCTTCCTGAACAACTACGCCGATGCCGAGGCCCATCTCCTCCGCTGGGAGCTCGACCAGAGCCGCGACAACGACCTCTTCCGTGACCACTGGGGCTACTGGAAGGTGGACGAGTGGGAAGACGGGGCGCTGGTCACCTACGCGATGGGCGGGCGAACGACGCTCCCGGCGTTCCTGCTGGCGCGGGCCGGGCGGGATGGCGCCGTGGAAACGGTCAAGGCGCTGAAGGCGCGTATCGAGGGCCGCGCGGGGCTCTGA
- a CDS encoding FAD-binding protein yields MATLTESRKKALRRELEGIVGKAAVLSDPDELLVYESDGLTLFRALADFVVFPTSAEQVSAIVKLADREGIPFVARGAGTGLSGGCLPSEGGLVISLMRMNRVLEVDYDNQVAVVEPGLVNLHLSWAVGPRGYYYAPDPSSQQACTLGGNIANNSGGPHTLKYGVTTNHVLGLEVVLPDGELVWLGGKTRDPQGYDLVGLFVGSEGTFGIATKIVVRILKKPQAVKTVLAIFDEIDRASEAVSAIIARGLVPAALEMIDQVTIQAVEDAFGCGYPRDAAAALLIELDGLAVGMEAQVERVIAACRECGAREVRLAKDEAERQLLWKGRKSAFGAYGRISPAYMVMDGVIPRTRLPYVLRRVNEIVATHNLRVGNVFHAGDGNLHPNILYDPRRPGEEERVVQAGAEILKVCAEVGGSISGEHGIGLEKMDYMPFIFSPADLTTMHRVKEAFNPRGLCNPGKIFPTRKSCVEVGPAYRPHAIEEKGLAQRF; encoded by the coding sequence ATGGCCACCCTGACCGAGTCCAGGAAGAAAGCCCTCCGTCGCGAGCTGGAAGGGATCGTCGGCAAAGCTGCGGTGCTGTCAGACCCCGACGAGCTGCTCGTCTACGAGTCCGACGGCCTCACCCTCTTCCGCGCGTTGGCCGACTTCGTCGTGTTCCCGACGTCGGCCGAGCAGGTCTCGGCCATCGTCAAGCTCGCTGACCGGGAGGGGATTCCCTTCGTCGCGCGGGGCGCCGGCACGGGGCTCTCGGGCGGGTGCCTGCCGAGCGAGGGCGGTCTGGTCATCTCGCTGATGCGGATGAACCGGGTCCTCGAGGTCGACTACGACAACCAGGTGGCCGTGGTGGAGCCGGGGCTGGTGAACCTCCACCTCTCCTGGGCGGTGGGCCCGCGCGGCTACTACTACGCGCCGGATCCCTCGAGCCAGCAGGCGTGCACGCTCGGCGGCAACATCGCGAACAACTCCGGCGGTCCCCACACGCTCAAGTACGGCGTCACCACGAACCACGTCCTGGGGCTCGAGGTGGTGCTGCCGGACGGCGAGCTTGTCTGGCTCGGCGGCAAGACGCGCGACCCGCAGGGGTACGACCTGGTGGGCCTCTTCGTCGGCTCCGAAGGCACCTTCGGGATCGCGACGAAGATCGTGGTCCGGATCCTCAAGAAGCCCCAGGCGGTGAAGACGGTCCTCGCCATCTTCGACGAGATCGACCGGGCCTCGGAGGCGGTCTCGGCGATCATCGCCCGCGGCCTCGTGCCGGCGGCGCTGGAGATGATCGACCAGGTGACGATCCAGGCCGTCGAGGACGCCTTCGGCTGCGGCTATCCGCGGGACGCCGCCGCGGCCCTCCTCATCGAGCTCGACGGCCTCGCCGTCGGGATGGAGGCGCAGGTGGAGCGCGTCATCGCCGCGTGCCGTGAGTGCGGGGCGCGGGAGGTGCGGCTCGCGAAGGACGAGGCCGAACGTCAGCTCCTCTGGAAGGGACGGAAGTCCGCCTTCGGCGCCTACGGCCGTATCTCGCCCGCCTACATGGTCATGGACGGCGTCATCCCGCGGACGCGGCTCCCGTATGTCCTCCGGCGTGTGAATGAGATCGTGGCGACCCACAACCTCCGCGTCGGCAACGTGTTCCACGCCGGCGACGGCAACCTCCACCCCAACATCCTCTACGATCCGCGACGGCCGGGGGAGGAGGAGCGCGTGGTGCAGGCCGGCGCCGAGATCCTGAAGGTCTGCGCGGAGGTCGGCGGATCCATCTCGGGCGAGCACGGGATCGGCCTCGAGAAGATGGACTACATGCCGTTCATCTTCTCGCCGGCGGACCTGACCACGATGCACCGGGTGAAGGAAGCCTTCAACCCCCGCGGGCTCTGCAACCCGGGGAAGATCTTTCCGACGCGCAAGTCGTGCGTGGAGGTCGGGCCCGCCTACCGGCCCCACGCCATCGAAGAGAAAGGGCTCGCCCAGCGTTTCTGA
- a CDS encoding FAD-binding oxidoreductase, giving the protein MNPELLEKIRGLVGPEHFLTGVELSPYVLEGRTPDAAVFPGSIEEISAILALASEAEVPVTPWGGGTKMAIGSPPTRVGLVLGLKRLGRLIEHEPGDLTATVQAGMSLGAFQAEVGRRGQWLSLDPGFAEQATLGGILATNASGPRRHLYGTARDLLIGVTVVAADGSVVRGGGKVVKNVAGYDLPKLYIGSFGTLGVIVEATFKLRPLPDVDRCFLARFGGLKECGLALKELLTSDLIPSAVELLDSEAARGAGLVAGTDGGGTLLVGFDGLEAQVGWQCEEARRLFEAVGLVEHRVLDGAARDQAWRAASELPRRVVAEAAAQMKLAVLPAHVTDVIEQAGGVAQRHSLGAAFVAHAGIGIARGVLTGGRDSARAVADVLGEWREIAKAAGGSALVEWAPLAVKEAAAVWDPPGPAFRIMQRIKAQLDPRGILNPGRFVGGI; this is encoded by the coding sequence GTGAACCCTGAGCTGCTCGAGAAAATCCGAGGCCTCGTCGGCCCTGAGCACTTCCTGACCGGCGTCGAGCTGTCGCCGTATGTCCTCGAAGGCCGGACGCCCGACGCGGCGGTCTTCCCGGGCTCGATCGAGGAGATCAGCGCCATCCTCGCGCTCGCCTCCGAGGCCGAGGTCCCCGTGACGCCCTGGGGCGGCGGCACGAAGATGGCCATCGGCTCGCCCCCGACGCGGGTCGGGCTGGTGCTCGGTCTCAAGCGCCTCGGGCGCCTGATCGAGCACGAGCCCGGCGACCTCACCGCCACGGTACAGGCCGGCATGTCCCTGGGCGCGTTCCAGGCCGAGGTCGGGCGGCGGGGGCAGTGGCTCTCGCTGGACCCCGGGTTCGCCGAGCAGGCAACGCTCGGCGGGATCCTGGCCACCAATGCCTCGGGGCCGCGCCGCCACCTCTACGGCACCGCTCGCGACCTCCTCATCGGCGTGACCGTGGTCGCGGCCGACGGCTCCGTCGTCAGGGGCGGCGGGAAGGTTGTGAAGAACGTGGCGGGCTACGACCTCCCCAAGCTCTACATCGGGTCGTTTGGAACCCTCGGAGTCATCGTAGAGGCGACCTTCAAGCTCAGGCCGCTCCCGGATGTGGACCGCTGCTTCCTGGCGCGCTTCGGCGGGCTCAAGGAGTGCGGGCTGGCGCTCAAGGAGCTTCTCACCTCCGACCTGATCCCCTCGGCGGTGGAGCTGCTGGACTCCGAGGCCGCCCGCGGCGCGGGGCTGGTCGCGGGGACGGACGGCGGCGGGACGCTGCTGGTGGGGTTCGACGGGCTCGAGGCGCAGGTGGGCTGGCAGTGCGAGGAGGCGCGCCGGCTCTTCGAGGCGGTGGGCCTCGTCGAGCACCGCGTCCTGGACGGGGCCGCGCGCGACCAGGCCTGGCGCGCGGCGAGCGAGCTGCCGCGGCGGGTCGTGGCCGAGGCCGCGGCCCAGATGAAGCTCGCGGTGCTGCCCGCGCACGTGACCGACGTCATCGAGCAGGCTGGTGGGGTCGCCCAGCGGCACAGCCTCGGGGCCGCTTTCGTCGCCCACGCCGGGATCGGGATCGCGCGGGGCGTCCTGACGGGGGGGCGGGACAGCGCAAGAGCGGTGGCGGACGTGCTCGGAGAATGGCGCGAGATCGCGAAGGCGGCCGGCGGCTCCGCTCTCGTCGAGTGGGCGCCCCTGGCGGTGAAAGAGGCGGCGGCCGTGTGGGACCCCCCGGGGCCCGCGTTCAGGATCATGCAGCGGATCAAGGCGCAGCTCGACCCGCGGGGCATTCTCAACCCGGGCCGCTTCGTCGGCGGCATCTGA